One genomic segment of Aliarcobacter cibarius includes these proteins:
- a CDS encoding IS1380 family transposase: MGELKIEYSDKKVTPFGGMKLLKNFIDKTRVIEDLKSVNLPIGFSNRAYDPINIIQGFWLAIFTGASRYIHADWLRYDTTLQTIFEIDKLPSQSTYSRFFHKFNIEKNSEIFPILQQKFLSQLDVGPLTIDLDSTVITRYGEQEGAKKGYNPKKPGRNSHHPIIAFIDQTKMIANTWMRSGNTSSLNNYDAFLNETFDICLKDKKVGLVRADSGFYSQEFLEWFEKRGINYIVAVKFYENIKYTIGNITKWIKITKGLDVASLRFKPDNGSERRYIIVRKLSEEYPKSGGKLLFDEPIYRYSAYVTNIELPVDQIYNIYNTRADCENRIKELKYDFGADNFCLKDFYATEASFRFIMMAYNIMALFKHEVVNSNMMLSTLRSYCFALGSWITEHSNQKVLKISLPQKRRTWMNGLFENVKQSQIPFKYT; this comes from the coding sequence ATGGGTGAATTAAAAATTGAGTATTCTGATAAAAAAGTTACACCATTTGGTGGGATGAAATTATTAAAAAATTTTATAGATAAAACAAGAGTAATTGAAGATTTAAAAAGTGTAAATTTACCTATTGGATTTTCAAATAGAGCATATGATCCAATAAATATTATTCAAGGATTTTGGTTAGCTATATTTACAGGAGCAAGTAGATATATCCATGCCGATTGGTTAAGATATGATACAACATTACAAACAATATTTGAAATAGATAAATTGCCAAGTCAATCAACATATAGCAGATTTTTTCATAAATTTAATATTGAAAAGAATTCTGAAATATTTCCAATATTACAACAAAAATTCCTTTCACAACTAGATGTAGGACCACTAACAATTGATTTAGATTCAACAGTAATAACAAGATATGGTGAACAAGAAGGAGCTAAGAAAGGTTATAACCCTAAAAAACCTGGTAGAAACTCACATCATCCAATTATTGCATTTATAGATCAAACAAAAATGATAGCAAATACATGGATGAGAAGTGGTAATACTAGTTCACTTAATAATTATGACGCATTTTTAAATGAGACATTTGATATATGCTTAAAAGATAAAAAAGTTGGACTTGTAAGAGCAGATAGTGGATTTTATTCACAAGAATTCTTAGAATGGTTTGAAAAAAGAGGTATTAATTATATTGTGGCTGTAAAATTTTATGAAAATATAAAATACACCATTGGAAATATAACTAAGTGGATTAAAATCACAAAAGGACTTGATGTAGCAAGCCTAAGATTTAAACCTGATAACGGAAGTGAAAGAAGATATATAATTGTTAGAAAATTAAGTGAAGAATACCCAAAATCAGGTGGTAAACTTCTATTCGATGAACCTATATATAGATATAGTGCTTATGTTACTAATATTGAACTGCCAGTTGATCAAATTTATAATATATATAACACAAGAGCTGATTGTGAAAATAGAATAAAAGAACTTAAATATGATTTTGGAGCTGATAACTTCTGCTTAAAAGATTTTTATGCCACAGAAGCCTCTTTTAGATTTATTATGATGGCATACAATATTATGGCACTTTTTAAACATGAAGTAGTAAATTCAAATATGATGCTTTCAACACTACGATCCTATTGCTTTGCATTAGGATCTTGGATAACAGAACATTCAAATCAAAAAGTACTAAAAATATCACTTCCACAAAAAAGAAGAACTTGGATGAATGGTTTATTTGAAAACGTAAAACAAAGTCAAATTCCCTTTAAGTATACATAG
- a CDS encoding efflux RND transporter periplasmic adaptor subunit, whose product MKKILSFFLIFTAMYASENETARAVIISLDRTVLSSEIAGEIIELSKFEGDSFKKDEILIKIDCGVYKAQKRKIDVEKEIAKLEVEKNKKLDTFGSIGTFEIQISQENLNKQKAESDIAAINISRCEIKAPFDGRIASKKVSKYQSIKPQDELLEIVGLDNLEVKVVVPSSWLVWLKKGMEFNLSIDETQKVVKAQIVQIDSVVDPTSQTISIRAKLIKPFENIIPGMSATATFYK is encoded by the coding sequence ATGAAAAAAATTTTAAGTTTTTTTTTAATATTCACAGCTATGTATGCAAGTGAAAATGAGACAGCAAGAGCAGTAATAATTTCACTTGATAGAACAGTTCTTTCAAGCGAAATAGCTGGAGAAATTATTGAATTGTCCAAATTTGAAGGAGATTCTTTTAAAAAAGATGAGATATTAATAAAAATTGATTGTGGAGTTTATAAAGCTCAAAAAAGAAAAATTGATGTTGAAAAAGAGATAGCAAAGTTAGAAGTTGAAAAAAATAAAAAGCTTGATACTTTTGGTTCTATTGGAACTTTTGAAATTCAAATATCTCAAGAAAATTTAAATAAACAAAAAGCAGAGAGTGATATAGCTGCTATTAATATTTCAAGATGTGAAATAAAAGCTCCATTTGATGGTAGAATAGCAAGTAAAAAAGTGTCAAAATACCAAAGTATTAAACCACAAGATGAACTTTTAGAAATAGTTGGATTAGATAATCTTGAAGTAAAAGTGGTTGTTCCTTCTTCTTGGCTTGTTTGGTTAAAAAAAGGAATGGAATTTAATTTAAGTATTGATGAAACTCAAAAGGTAGTAAAAGCTCAGATTGTACAAATTGATTCAGTTGTTGATCCAACAAGCCAAACGATATCTATAAGAGCAAAATTAATAAAACCTTTTGAAAATATAATTCCAGGAATGAGTGCAACAGCAACATTTTATAAATAA